In a genomic window of Bombina bombina isolate aBomBom1 chromosome 8, aBomBom1.pri, whole genome shotgun sequence:
- the LOC128638267 gene encoding placenta-expressed transcript 1 protein, with protein MALTETTTFFLLFGLLINSVCSENVQCDNILNGTQNNNNNTQNYTISLSPNVIQANQTYTVTVTGSGNVTVLLQATANSMQVGNWSSGDTDCNGSPLFNDPFKSENSSLIANWTLANAVDSVTISASILNGTDLFKISEVLSSPVTSAPDTNQTTTKAPDSTLNPNSTVTTIPQTTNAVSAQQSCSTLFALVQTVGLLFITSKTLL; from the exons ATGGCACTCACAGAGACCACAACATTTTTCCTTCTCTTTGGACTATTGATTAATTCAGTCTGCAGTGAAAATGTACAATGTGACAATATATTGAATGGTacccagaataataataataacacccagaactataCAATCAGTTTGTCGCCTAATGTAATTCAAGCCAATCAGACATACACAG TGACGGTTACTGGAAGTGGAAATGTTACCGTTTTGCTTCAGGCGACCGCCAACTCAATGCAAGTGGGGAACTGGTCATCAGGAGACACTGACTGTAATGGGAGCCCCTTGTTCAATGATCCTTTTAAGTCTGAAAACTCTTCTTTGATTGCAAATTGGACTTTAGCTAATGCTGTGGATTCAGTTACAATAAG TGCTAGCATCCTAAATGGGACTGATTTATTCAAGATTTCTGAAGTGCTGAGTTCAC ctgTGACATCAGCACCTGATACCAATCAAACCACAACTAAAG ctcCAGATTCGACTCTCAACCCAAACTCTACAG TTACTACTATTCCACAAACTACAAATGCAGTCTCTGCACAACAATCATGTTCCACGTTGTTTGCCTTAGTTCAGACAGTCGGTCTGCTTTTCATCACAAGCAAAACCTTATTGTAA